One Balneola sp. DNA window includes the following coding sequences:
- a CDS encoding alpha/beta hydrolase, giving the protein MLFLHGNGERGNGKNELDFVLKHGPLMEAWAYKKDLPFIIISPQLHMFGMDETTSYLNDRDTTTIPRRLEEGLPDREPFFGTPETMDGAESELAEYVTLPNGWDKVDQDLMGMIDHVLGNYRADSNRVYLSGLSYGGFGTWHLASSYPDRFAAIAPVVGWGHPDLMEPIAEHDIPVWAFSGGRDPVVRTKYFYPGINKLEELGHTNVRFTTHEDMGHDAWKRIYGGDDLYNWLLEQQLEE; this is encoded by the coding sequence CTGCTCTTTTTACATGGAAATGGAGAGCGTGGAAATGGCAAAAATGAGCTTGATTTCGTTTTAAAACACGGACCTTTGATGGAAGCCTGGGCTTATAAGAAAGACCTTCCTTTTATCATCATTTCACCTCAGCTTCATATGTTTGGAATGGATGAAACAACTTCCTACCTGAATGATCGAGATACAACTACTATCCCTCGCAGACTGGAGGAGGGCTTGCCAGACAGAGAACCTTTCTTTGGAACCCCCGAAACAATGGATGGTGCCGAAAGTGAACTAGCTGAATATGTTACCCTGCCAAATGGCTGGGATAAAGTAGATCAGGATCTAATGGGTATGATTGACCATGTTCTTGGTAATTACAGAGCAGATTCTAATCGTGTTTACCTTTCAGGACTTAGTTATGGAGGATTCGGTACATGGCATTTAGCCAGTTCCTATCCTGACCGTTTTGCTGCTATTGCACCCGTTGTTGGCTGGGGTCATCCAGATTTAATGGAACCGATTGCTGAACATGATATTCCGGTATGGGCTTTTTCAGGTGGTAGAGACCCAGTTGTCAGAACCAAATACTTCTATCCGGGGATCAATAAATTAGAAGAATTGGGGCACACTAATGTCCGCTTCACAACTCATGAAGATATGGGGCATGATGCATGGAAACGTATTTATGGAGGCGATGACTTATATAACTGGCTTTTAGAACAACAACTAGAAGAGTAA
- a CDS encoding aldehyde dehydrogenase family protein translates to MDGMKLLDRQRTYFRSGATKSVDFRIHQLETLKKMLTQHEQEFNQAVYNDFKKPELEMYATEIGILYNEISYVLKKLKKWTKPQKVSGSWVNFPSKNYTVAEPYGSVLIIAPWNYPVQLALLPVVGAIAAGNTVVIKPSELTPNTSRALKEIVGKWFKEEFVAVVEGGVETNKELLAQDFDYIFFTGSTRVGKLVMEAAAKNLTPVTLELGGKSPCIVDESADLETAARRIAWGKFVNAGQTCVAPDYLLVQSSIEKKFLENFENAVTEFYGNDPKKSPDYPRIVNEDHFNRLVGYLDDGKVFLGGDTDSNGSYISPTVLTDIRQGAEIMEEEIFGPILPVLTFDELPEAIDMIKSKPKPLALYLFTKKTEAENAVLEKCSFGGGAINDTLAHLGNHNLPFGGVGSSGMGAYHGKRSFETFSHTKSIMKKSFWLDIPFRYAPYEGKLKWIKRVLK, encoded by the coding sequence ATGGACGGAATGAAATTGTTGGATCGACAGCGGACCTACTTCAGATCCGGTGCAACAAAGTCGGTGGATTTTAGAATTCACCAGCTGGAAACTCTGAAGAAAATGCTCACTCAGCATGAACAAGAGTTTAATCAGGCGGTGTACAACGACTTCAAAAAGCCTGAGTTGGAGATGTATGCTACGGAGATTGGCATTCTTTACAATGAAATCAGCTATGTGCTTAAAAAGCTGAAGAAATGGACCAAACCACAAAAAGTATCTGGGTCGTGGGTTAATTTTCCCTCCAAAAATTATACCGTAGCTGAGCCGTATGGTTCAGTGTTGATTATTGCTCCCTGGAATTATCCGGTTCAGCTGGCTTTGCTTCCTGTAGTAGGTGCAATAGCTGCAGGCAACACGGTAGTAATCAAGCCTTCTGAACTAACACCGAATACTTCGCGTGCATTAAAAGAAATCGTAGGGAAATGGTTTAAAGAGGAGTTTGTGGCCGTTGTTGAAGGAGGGGTAGAAACAAATAAAGAGCTGCTTGCTCAGGATTTTGATTATATATTTTTTACGGGAAGTACCCGGGTTGGCAAACTTGTGATGGAGGCTGCTGCAAAAAATCTAACACCGGTAACCTTAGAGTTAGGCGGTAAAAGCCCGTGTATTGTCGATGAAAGTGCGGACTTAGAAACAGCTGCTCGAAGAATAGCCTGGGGTAAATTTGTAAATGCCGGACAAACCTGTGTCGCTCCTGATTATCTTTTAGTTCAGTCATCTATCGAAAAGAAGTTTCTGGAAAATTTCGAAAACGCAGTCACTGAATTTTACGGTAATGATCCAAAGAAAAGCCCTGATTACCCGAGAATTGTGAATGAAGATCATTTTAACAGGCTTGTCGGCTATTTAGATGATGGGAAGGTGTTTTTGGGAGGTGATACTGATTCAAACGGTAGTTACATATCTCCAACTGTTTTGACAGATATAAGGCAGGGAGCGGAAATCATGGAAGAAGAAATTTTCGGCCCTATTCTTCCAGTGCTGACTTTTGATGAGCTGCCTGAGGCTATTGACATGATAAAATCAAAGCCCAAGCCATTAGCGCTATATCTTTTCACTAAGAAAACGGAAGCCGAAAATGCAGTATTAGAAAAATGCTCTTTTGGAGGCGGAGCAATAAATGATACTCTTGCTCACCTTGGGAATCATAATCTGCCATTTGGAGGAGTTGGAAGCAGTGGGATGGGAGCATATCATGGAAAGCGAAGTTTTGAGACGTTTTCACACACTAAAAGCATCATGAAAAAATCCTTTTGGCTGGATATTCCATTTCGGTATGCGCCATATGAAGGGAAGTTGAAATGGATAAAACGAGTTCTAAAATGA
- a CDS encoding oxidoreductase — MSTETFKAFFVEEVSEGEFSSSIKSIPISFLPEHEVLIQVHYSSLNYKDGLSASGNKGVTRNYPHVPGVDASGVVLEDASGKFKEGQKVIVTGQDLGSNTPGGFGGLIRVPADWVVELPEGLDLETAMTCGTAGFTAMYGLKRLQRELISPQNGKILVTGATGGVGSLAVFFLSELGYDVIAATGKMDEQDFLKDLGASEVIHRDEVTNVKDSFLLSREWNGAIETVGGKMLDAVIRQTNHDGAVACCGNILGHNVETSIYPFILRGVSLLGIDSAICKMPMRLKIWQSIAELNWGKLPQKYAKVVGLEGLQDEIDRILQGGQTGRVVLKHDTD; from the coding sequence ATGAGTACAGAAACATTCAAAGCATTTTTTGTTGAAGAGGTATCAGAGGGTGAATTTTCGTCATCAATAAAAAGTATTCCCATTTCTTTTTTACCTGAACATGAAGTGCTTATTCAGGTTCACTATTCCTCACTGAATTATAAAGATGGACTCTCTGCCTCGGGGAATAAAGGGGTGACCAGAAATTATCCGCATGTTCCGGGAGTTGATGCGTCCGGTGTGGTGTTAGAAGATGCTTCAGGAAAATTTAAAGAAGGGCAGAAAGTGATTGTCACCGGGCAAGACTTAGGCTCTAATACTCCGGGAGGATTTGGAGGGCTTATTCGAGTGCCTGCTGATTGGGTTGTAGAACTACCCGAAGGATTGGACCTGGAAACAGCAATGACTTGTGGCACTGCCGGCTTCACAGCGATGTATGGGCTTAAGCGATTGCAGCGGGAGTTAATTTCACCCCAAAATGGTAAAATTTTAGTAACCGGAGCAACGGGTGGAGTGGGATCACTGGCTGTGTTCTTTTTATCGGAATTAGGTTACGATGTAATTGCGGCAACAGGAAAAATGGACGAGCAAGATTTTCTAAAAGACCTTGGAGCTTCAGAAGTTATTCACCGTGATGAGGTGACAAATGTTAAAGACAGCTTTCTGTTAAGCAGGGAGTGGAATGGAGCTATCGAAACGGTTGGTGGTAAAATGCTGGATGCCGTAATTCGGCAAACTAATCATGATGGAGCTGTAGCTTGCTGTGGTAATATTTTGGGTCACAATGTCGAAACGAGTATTTATCCTTTCATACTTCGTGGGGTGAGCCTGCTGGGTATCGATTCAGCTATTTGCAAAATGCCCATGAGGTTAAAGATTTGGCAATCTATAGCGGAACTAAATTGGGGAAAACTTCCACAAAAATATGCCAAGGTTGTGGGCTTGGAAGGTTTGCAAGATGAAATTGATCGGATTCTGCAAGGAGGCCAAACTGGAAGGGTAGTTCTAAAACACGACACAGATTAA
- a CDS encoding response regulator, translating to MLENFNVVGLKVRTDMTRVMIIEDDPLLSIVEEKLVIKLGYEVVGKAKSGEEALQKVKEYNPSILLMDIQLSGELSGIETARELRMQKFDAPVIFLSGDDSSFIVNQAKDIEFIDFLLKPVSKDDLSISLQKAEHRLDSENQFAA from the coding sequence ATGTTAGAGAATTTTAACGTTGTGGGTTTAAAAGTTAGGACAGACATGACAAGAGTAATGATCATAGAAGATGACCCTTTACTTTCAATAGTAGAGGAGAAACTGGTAATCAAGCTTGGGTATGAAGTGGTAGGTAAAGCTAAAAGTGGAGAAGAAGCCCTTCAGAAGGTTAAAGAATATAATCCCTCCATTTTGTTAATGGACATCCAGCTTTCCGGAGAACTTAGTGGTATTGAAACAGCACGCGAACTGAGAATGCAAAAATTTGATGCTCCTGTCATCTTTTTATCAGGTGATGACAGCTCCTTTATAGTAAATCAGGCTAAGGATATTGAGTTCATCGACTTCTTGCTTAAGCCGGTTTCAAAAGATGACCTTTCCATCTCATTACAAAAAGCTGAACACCGTCTTGATTCCGAAAATCAGTTTGCTGCATAA